In a single window of the Solenopsis invicta isolate M01_SB unplaced genomic scaffold, UNIL_Sinv_3.0 scaffold_67, whole genome shotgun sequence genome:
- the LOC120360016 gene encoding uncharacterized protein LOC120360016 isoform X1, giving the protein MLEPCVINKILIEESILSPDSHNLQHAGISKMLIYDVLHKEKVYHAVANDLRSLGVKYRFKKSMLKSERAEACKDISKKVFKIPLFYQALDIVNLSSGAIVHVPVFVIQAATFLEEHVTQEGLFRKAGSQARQKELISRLDNGGSLGDKNHAVDIANCLKSFFRDLPEPLIPYVYHDLFVHCALLKSHRVQALLLACTLLPPYHLNTLAFFMEFLKKVSMYEKQNKMSVENLAKVIGPNIMPLQEMSMSAVQNRLQMHLTIVKILIENSENIGILPPHIVQSISTETSGSTDNGLDSFELHLKHKKKKHRSGSLTRMFNGLKKMVGKNADDAPNVNHPQCLVHPTQLNTVSNKFTKKRKVVEREYPPSIKKKRMADKLDKSKKLRLSLDKFVPKNKQKNVDGNLSDSYTGNYKMCNERRWSSVSNSFDTDKICEFSEEISNLRLMKYDKPSNNDFRQEFNDVFINATVDLSDDGGEQVLLVNESRRRSDEQWRLNVSTSSRKLDATDESDNICLLTPEEKTDSEEFDTFLPSSDVISLSSDHCEEDYVRIRKSEYEDIKNRVSAIESRISQEFGCIYNEKNDITTHSLNKIQTAYEKTLEEASIENTLTSDYLAKRLSKELKIRRSGEHKIIRSPSARKIGSLRRRSQEKIASKRVRRTASRHTSPEFNLQHHIQLERQVNVYPVEKQSIYSSKYLEQSHSTEKCNEDISNNMRDEIACLHNQINTLISRSNDQRKISNNSDLDLSGFKDLYLNNHTTTSVRRASSFHGKDFVDNSSYFDKKIDELKKVNSHQNIALNNDCLQRDKTAFEGSNKISWKDADKYFKSVSRTNTPAPQTGRASVAKLRTQNAGMVLAKAKLFDECTTKTSEFISSNISNRKHYRDNTTKHSPKVTKEMNASTENFKVCNRSQVSRKKSNKDSKGKNRHATSSPNVSPQIKMQAMDMPLKSFQNELNEHYRSVRKFESQTQKLSNKEPIIHDTFAKDKEINITHDTKIYQKENIAVKGLPLTKVPVNTTLENPNMSPYKSDIIKTPHIKRPLTVKTPKSSKLVRRPPVDTRRTPLKATAHLGTPKRQSPKSILKSRALSMYT; this is encoded by the exons ATGCTCGAACcgtgtgtaattaataaaattctcatTGAGGAATCAATTTTGTCACCGGACTCGCACAATCTACAACACGCCGGAATATCGAAGATGTTGATCTACGATGTACTGCACAAAGAGAAGGTATATCACGCTGTCGCCAACGATCTCAGGAGCCTTGGAGTCAAGTATCGCTTCAAAAAGAGCATGCTTAAGAGCGAAAGGGCCGAGGCGTGCAAGGACATCTCCAAGAAGGTCTTCAAGATCCCTCTGTTTTATCAAGCTTTGGACATTGTCAACTTGTCATCTGGCGCGATAGTTCACGTGCCTGTATTTGTGATTCAAGCCGCGACATTCCTGGAAGAGCATGTCACACAAGAGGGTTTGTTCAGAAAAGCTGGCTCCCAAGCGCGACAGAAGGAATTGATATCCCGCCTCGACAACGGCGGCAGTTTAGGCGACAAGAATCACGCGGTTGACATTGCTAATTGCCTGAAATCCTTCTTCCGCGATTTGCCAGAGCCGTTGATCCCATATGTGTACCATGACCTGTTTGTGCACTGCGCGTTGCTTAAAAGCCACCGGGTGCAGGCATTGCTGTTAGCGTGTACCCTGCTACCACCATATCACTTAAATACCTTGGCATTCTTCATGGAGTTCTTGAAAAAGGTTTCCATGTATGAGAAGCAGAACAAGATGAGTGTGGAAAACTTAGCAAAAGTCATTGGACCAAATATCATGCCTCTGCAAGAAATGTCCATGTCGGCTGTGCAGAATAGATTACAAATGCACCTAACTATTGTCAAG attttgattgaaaattcagaaaatattgGTATCCTTCCGCCTCATATTGTTCAGAGTATTTCTACTGAAACAAGTGGCAGCACGGACAATGGATTGGATTCATTTGAGCTACATCTAAAgcataaaaagaagaaacatcGTAGTGGAAGTCTTACGC GAATGTTTAATGGCTTGAAGAAGATGGTTGGGAAAAATGCAGATGACGCACCTAATGTTAATCATCCACAGTGCCTTGTACATCCAACACAGTTAAATACGGTTTCTAACAAATTTACCAAAAAACGAAAAGTGGTTGAAAGGGAATATCCTCCAAGCataaagaaaaa GAGAATGGCTGATAAATTGGATAAATCAAAGAAACTAAGACTGAGTTTAGATAAATTTGTACCTAAGAATAAGCAA AAGAACGTTGATGGTAACTTGTCAGATTCATATACGGGTAATTACAAAATGTGTAATGAAAGACGTTGGAGTTCAGTAAGCAATTCTTTTGATACGGACAAAATATGTGAATTCAGCGAAGAAATATCAAATCTGAGATTAATGAAATATGATAAACCATCAAATAATGATTTTCGCCAAGAATTTAATGATGTATTCATTAATGCCACTGTGGATTTATCAGACGATGGTGGCGAGCAAGTCTTGCTTGTTAATGAAAGTCGTCGTAGAAGTGATGAACAATGGCGTTTGAATGTAAGCACAAGTTCAAGAAAATTGGATGCTACGGACGAGAGTGATAACATATGCTTGTTGACGCCTGAGGAAAAGACCGATTCAGAAGAATTTGATACATTTCTTCCAAGCAGTGACGTAATATCTTTATCGAGTGATCACTGTGAAGAAGATTACGTCAGAATCCGTAAAAGTGAATACGAAGACATAAAAAATCGAGTCTCTGCTATTGAATCACGTATTTCTCAAGAATTTGGATGTATATACAATGAGAAGAATGATATAACTACACATTCATTAAATAAGATACAGACAGCGTatgaaaaaacattagaagagGCTAGCATCGAGAATACTCTGACAAGCGACTATCTGGCAAAAAGATTGAGTAAAGAACTAAAAATTAGAAGATCTGGGgagcataaaataataagatctCCTAGCGCAAGAAAAATTGGATCGTTAAGAAGACGTTCTCAAGAGAAAATTGCGAG CAAACGTGTTAGAAGAACTGCATCACGGCATACATCTCCAGAATTTAACTTACAACATCACATTCAACTTGAAAGACAAGTAAACGTTTATCCGGTTGaaaaacaatcgatttattctagtaaatatttgGAACAATCTCATTCTACGGAAAAATGTAATGAAGATATTTCTAACAATATGAGAGATGAAATAGCCTGTTTACATAATCAAATTAACACATTGATTTCTCGTTCAAACGATCAACGCAAGATTTCAAACAATAGCGACTTGGATCTTTCTGGATTTAAAGATCTGTACTTGAATAACCATACCACAACATCTGTGCGTAGAGCGTCATCTTTTCATGGAAAAGATTTTGTGGATAACTCATCTTACTTTgataaaaagatcgatgagtTGAAAAAGGTGAACAGTCATCAAAATATAGCCTTAAATAATGATTGTTTACAAAGAGATAAGACTGCTTTTGAGGGCTCGAACAAGATATCTTGGAAGGAtgcagataaatattttaaatcggTATCCCGAACAAACACACCCGCTCCACAGACTGGCAGAGCGTCCGTCGCAAAGCTTCGAACGCAAAACGCTGGTATGGTACTGGccaaagcaaaattatttgatgaatGCACAACGAAAACATCCGAGTTTATATCGAGTAACATATCAAACAGGAAACACTATCGTGACAATACAACTAAACATTCCCCAAAAGTAACAAAAGAAATGAATGCGAGTACTGAGAATTTCAAGGTGTGTAACAGGTCACAAGTCTCTCGAAAGAAGTCCAATAAGGATTCGAAAGGTAAAAATCGTCACGCTACATCATCTCCAAATGTGTCGCCACAAATTAAAATGCAAGCAATGGATATGCCATTAAAATCGTTTCAAAACGAATTAAACGAGCATTATCGTTCCGTGCGAAAATTTGAGTCGCAAACTCAGAAACTCTCGAATAAGGAACCAATTATACATGATACTTTTGCCAAAGATAAAGAGATTAACATTACGCACGACACCAAAATTTATCAGAAAGAAAACATTGCTGTCAAAGGATTGCCGTTAACGAAGGTGCCTGTCAATACAACGCTAGAAAATCCAAATATGTCTCCTTACAAATCAGACATTATCAAAACTCCACATATCAAGCGACCTTTAACGGTAAAAACACCTAAAAGTTCAAAATTAGTGCGTAGACCTCCGGTTGATACACGTAGAACACCATTGAAAGCGACGGCACACCTAGGAACCCCAAAACGTCAGAGCCCTAAAAGTATCTTGAAATCACGAGCTCTCAGTATGTATACGTAA
- the LOC120360017 gene encoding E3 ubiquitin-protein ligase synoviolin B-like isoform X1 yields the protein MREAGIMLISTALTCVVIGNAYYQRKQFYPTVVHITKSNPSMTVIYTQGFILAFMINAFLRKIFFGTLRAAELEHLVEKVWYAVTETCLAFTVFRDDFSPKFIALFTLLLFLKSFHWLAEDRVDYVSFIHVMERSPVITWLFHLRVATLLSLLFAINLTMINYAYNTTATKGPSVQLVFGFEYAILLTVVFNITVKYILHTIDLQSETPWDNKPVFLLYTELIIGVLKVFLYVAFVTLMIKLFTLPLFALRPMYYTMRDFKKAFHDIVMSRRAIRNMNTLYPDATAEELAAADNVCIICREEMVTASKKLPCNHIFHTACLRSWFQRQQTCPTCRLNILRPTPNNAPPRLQNPPQPVPQIPPQPPQVPGVNPIGPPFHFPVFWAGLPAPGMPPQQQQQQQQQQQQQQQQPQQQQQHQPQNNAGSTTPPQNPVPPTGNIPLFPPLFPVVPLPPIPVPPPNLIELSEEELRAMEGNLRQAVEARIQTLQRIQLLLDAANAMMNQYQTAAATANIPVNNNSASNIDSTSDMSTMAKPGPSGTTNTNAGVGNDSSQVKVENAPTPTTPSKENTSAPSISKEDASTSNDTVDLSRTESSSEQEMLRRRRLQKFSPPTE from the exons ATGAGGGAGGCCGGGATCATGCTGATCAGCACCGCGCTAACTTGCGTCGTTATCGGCAATGCGTACTATCAGAGAAAACAGTTCTATCCGACTGTCGTTCACATAACTAAATCCAATCCGAGCATGACA GTGATCTACACGCAAGGATTCATTCTTGCATTCATGATAAACGCCTTCCTGCGAAAAATCTTTTTCGGCACCCTGCGTGCTGCCGAGCTTGAG CATCTGGTGGAAAAAGTCTGGTATGCCGTGACGGAGACTTGCTTAGCGTTTACAGTGTTCAGGGACGACTTCAGTCCTAAATTCATAGCGTTATTTACTCTCCTCTTGTTCCTAAAGTCGTTTCACTGGCTTGCAGAGGACCGCGTCGATTATGTGAGTTTTATCCATGTG ATGGAAAGAAGCCCAGTAATAACATGGTTGTTCCATCTCAGAGTCGCTACTTTACTGAGTCTTTTGTTTGCTATCAATCTCACCATGATCAATTATGCCTATAATACGACAGCCACTAAAGGCCCCTCTGTACAACTTGTGTTTGGCTTTGAGTACGCGATTTTGCTGACTGTTGTCTTTAATATCactgtaaaatatatcttgCATACTATTGATCTGCAAAGTGAAACTCCATGGGATAACAAACCAGTGTTCCTGTTGTATACAGAACTGATTATTGGCGTATTAAAg GTTTTCCTTTATGTTGCCTTTGTGACCTTAATGATAAAGTTGTTTACATTGCCCTTATTTGCACTGCGTCCTATGTATTATACAATGCGAGACTTCAAGAAAGCATTTCATGATATTGTAATGTCTCGACGAGCTATCAGGAATATGAACACTCTGTATCCAGATGCAACAGCTGAGGAATTGGCTGCTGCTGATAATGTTTGCATTATATGTCG AGAGGAGATGGTTACAGCCAGTAAAAAATTGCCATGTAATCACATCTTTCATACCGCATGTTTACGTTCCTGGTTTCAACGTCAACAGACATGCCCAACGTGTCGGTTAAATATTTTGAGGCCTACGCCAAACAATGCACCACCTAGACTGCAAAATCCTCCTCAGCCTGTACCGCAGATACCTCCGCAACCTCCACAAGTACCTGGTGTCAACCCTATTG gACCACCCTTTCATTTCCCAGTATTTTGGGCTGGATTACCCGCTCCAGGTATGCCGccacaacaacaacagcaacagcagcagcaacaacagcaacagcagcaacaaccgcaacaacagcaacagcatCAACCTCAAAATAATGCTGGAAGTACTACCCCGCCTCAAAATCCGGTACCCCCTACCGGAAATATTCCGCTTTTCCCACCGCTATTTCCTGTAGTACCATTGCCACCTATTCCCGTACCGCCACcgaatttaattgaattgagcGAAGAAGAACTCAGAGCGATGGAAGGTAATTTGCGGCAAGCTGTTGAAGCCAGGATACAAACGTTGCAAAGGATTCAGCTTTTGTTAGATGCAGCCAATGCGATGATGAATCAATATCAAACAGCAGCTGCTACCGCTAA CATTCCTGTGAACAATAATTCTGCAAGCAATATCGACAGTACATCAGATATGTCCACAATGGCAAAACCAGGGCCAAGCGGTACAACAAACACGAATGCTGGAGTTGGTAACGATAGTTCTCAAGTCAAAGTAGAGAACGCTCCTACTCCGACTACTCCGTCGAAGGAAAATACTTCTGCTCCGAGTATATCGAAAGAGGATGCGTCAACAAGTAATGATACTGTAGATTTATCTAGGACTGAATCTTCGAGCGAACAGGAAATGCTGCGCAGACGTAGGttacaaaaattttcaccaCCAACAGAATAA
- the LOC120360017 gene encoding E3 ubiquitin-protein ligase synoviolin B-like isoform X2, with protein MREAGIMLISTALTCVVIGNAYYQRKQFYPTVVHITKSNPSMTVIYTQGFILAFMINAFLRKIFFGTLRAAELEHLVEKVWYAVTETCLAFTVFRDDFSPKFIALFTLLLFLKSFHWLAEDRVDYMERSPVITWLFHLRVATLLSLLFAINLTMINYAYNTTATKGPSVQLVFGFEYAILLTVVFNITVKYILHTIDLQSETPWDNKPVFLLYTELIIGVLKVFLYVAFVTLMIKLFTLPLFALRPMYYTMRDFKKAFHDIVMSRRAIRNMNTLYPDATAEELAAADNVCIICREEMVTASKKLPCNHIFHTACLRSWFQRQQTCPTCRLNILRPTPNNAPPRLQNPPQPVPQIPPQPPQVPGVNPIGPPFHFPVFWAGLPAPGMPPQQQQQQQQQQQQQQQQPQQQQQHQPQNNAGSTTPPQNPVPPTGNIPLFPPLFPVVPLPPIPVPPPNLIELSEEELRAMEGNLRQAVEARIQTLQRIQLLLDAANAMMNQYQTAAATANIPVNNNSASNIDSTSDMSTMAKPGPSGTTNTNAGVGNDSSQVKVENAPTPTTPSKENTSAPSISKEDASTSNDTVDLSRTESSSEQEMLRRRRLQKFSPPTE; from the exons ATGAGGGAGGCCGGGATCATGCTGATCAGCACCGCGCTAACTTGCGTCGTTATCGGCAATGCGTACTATCAGAGAAAACAGTTCTATCCGACTGTCGTTCACATAACTAAATCCAATCCGAGCATGACA GTGATCTACACGCAAGGATTCATTCTTGCATTCATGATAAACGCCTTCCTGCGAAAAATCTTTTTCGGCACCCTGCGTGCTGCCGAGCTTGAG CATCTGGTGGAAAAAGTCTGGTATGCCGTGACGGAGACTTGCTTAGCGTTTACAGTGTTCAGGGACGACTTCAGTCCTAAATTCATAGCGTTATTTACTCTCCTCTTGTTCCTAAAGTCGTTTCACTGGCTTGCAGAGGACCGCGTCGATTAT ATGGAAAGAAGCCCAGTAATAACATGGTTGTTCCATCTCAGAGTCGCTACTTTACTGAGTCTTTTGTTTGCTATCAATCTCACCATGATCAATTATGCCTATAATACGACAGCCACTAAAGGCCCCTCTGTACAACTTGTGTTTGGCTTTGAGTACGCGATTTTGCTGACTGTTGTCTTTAATATCactgtaaaatatatcttgCATACTATTGATCTGCAAAGTGAAACTCCATGGGATAACAAACCAGTGTTCCTGTTGTATACAGAACTGATTATTGGCGTATTAAAg GTTTTCCTTTATGTTGCCTTTGTGACCTTAATGATAAAGTTGTTTACATTGCCCTTATTTGCACTGCGTCCTATGTATTATACAATGCGAGACTTCAAGAAAGCATTTCATGATATTGTAATGTCTCGACGAGCTATCAGGAATATGAACACTCTGTATCCAGATGCAACAGCTGAGGAATTGGCTGCTGCTGATAATGTTTGCATTATATGTCG AGAGGAGATGGTTACAGCCAGTAAAAAATTGCCATGTAATCACATCTTTCATACCGCATGTTTACGTTCCTGGTTTCAACGTCAACAGACATGCCCAACGTGTCGGTTAAATATTTTGAGGCCTACGCCAAACAATGCACCACCTAGACTGCAAAATCCTCCTCAGCCTGTACCGCAGATACCTCCGCAACCTCCACAAGTACCTGGTGTCAACCCTATTG gACCACCCTTTCATTTCCCAGTATTTTGGGCTGGATTACCCGCTCCAGGTATGCCGccacaacaacaacagcaacagcagcagcaacaacagcaacagcagcaacaaccgcaacaacagcaacagcatCAACCTCAAAATAATGCTGGAAGTACTACCCCGCCTCAAAATCCGGTACCCCCTACCGGAAATATTCCGCTTTTCCCACCGCTATTTCCTGTAGTACCATTGCCACCTATTCCCGTACCGCCACcgaatttaattgaattgagcGAAGAAGAACTCAGAGCGATGGAAGGTAATTTGCGGCAAGCTGTTGAAGCCAGGATACAAACGTTGCAAAGGATTCAGCTTTTGTTAGATGCAGCCAATGCGATGATGAATCAATATCAAACAGCAGCTGCTACCGCTAA CATTCCTGTGAACAATAATTCTGCAAGCAATATCGACAGTACATCAGATATGTCCACAATGGCAAAACCAGGGCCAAGCGGTACAACAAACACGAATGCTGGAGTTGGTAACGATAGTTCTCAAGTCAAAGTAGAGAACGCTCCTACTCCGACTACTCCGTCGAAGGAAAATACTTCTGCTCCGAGTATATCGAAAGAGGATGCGTCAACAAGTAATGATACTGTAGATTTATCTAGGACTGAATCTTCGAGCGAACAGGAAATGCTGCGCAGACGTAGGttacaaaaattttcaccaCCAACAGAATAA
- the LOC120360016 gene encoding uncharacterized protein LOC120360016 isoform X2 → MLEPCVINKILIEESILSPDSHNLQHAGISKMLIYDVLHKEKVYHAVANDLRSLGVKYRFKKSMLKSERAEACKDISKKVFKIPLFYQALDIVNLSSGAIVHVPVFVIQAATFLEEHVTQEGLFRKAGSQARQKELISRLDNGGSLGDKNHAVDIANCLKSFFRDLPEPLIPYVYHDLFVHCALLKSHRVQALLLACTLLPPYHLNTLAFFMEFLKKVSMYEKQNKMSVENLAKVIGPNIMPLQEMSMSAVQNRLQMHLTIVKILIENSENIGILPPHIVQSISTETSGSTDNGLDSFELHLKHKKKKHRSGSLTRMFNGLKKMVGKNADDAPNVNHPQCLVHPTQLNTVSNKFTKKRKVVEREYPPSIKKKRMADKLDKSKKLRLSLDKFVPKNKQNVDGNLSDSYTGNYKMCNERRWSSVSNSFDTDKICEFSEEISNLRLMKYDKPSNNDFRQEFNDVFINATVDLSDDGGEQVLLVNESRRRSDEQWRLNVSTSSRKLDATDESDNICLLTPEEKTDSEEFDTFLPSSDVISLSSDHCEEDYVRIRKSEYEDIKNRVSAIESRISQEFGCIYNEKNDITTHSLNKIQTAYEKTLEEASIENTLTSDYLAKRLSKELKIRRSGEHKIIRSPSARKIGSLRRRSQEKIASKRVRRTASRHTSPEFNLQHHIQLERQVNVYPVEKQSIYSSKYLEQSHSTEKCNEDISNNMRDEIACLHNQINTLISRSNDQRKISNNSDLDLSGFKDLYLNNHTTTSVRRASSFHGKDFVDNSSYFDKKIDELKKVNSHQNIALNNDCLQRDKTAFEGSNKISWKDADKYFKSVSRTNTPAPQTGRASVAKLRTQNAGMVLAKAKLFDECTTKTSEFISSNISNRKHYRDNTTKHSPKVTKEMNASTENFKVCNRSQVSRKKSNKDSKGKNRHATSSPNVSPQIKMQAMDMPLKSFQNELNEHYRSVRKFESQTQKLSNKEPIIHDTFAKDKEINITHDTKIYQKENIAVKGLPLTKVPVNTTLENPNMSPYKSDIIKTPHIKRPLTVKTPKSSKLVRRPPVDTRRTPLKATAHLGTPKRQSPKSILKSRALSMYT, encoded by the exons ATGCTCGAACcgtgtgtaattaataaaattctcatTGAGGAATCAATTTTGTCACCGGACTCGCACAATCTACAACACGCCGGAATATCGAAGATGTTGATCTACGATGTACTGCACAAAGAGAAGGTATATCACGCTGTCGCCAACGATCTCAGGAGCCTTGGAGTCAAGTATCGCTTCAAAAAGAGCATGCTTAAGAGCGAAAGGGCCGAGGCGTGCAAGGACATCTCCAAGAAGGTCTTCAAGATCCCTCTGTTTTATCAAGCTTTGGACATTGTCAACTTGTCATCTGGCGCGATAGTTCACGTGCCTGTATTTGTGATTCAAGCCGCGACATTCCTGGAAGAGCATGTCACACAAGAGGGTTTGTTCAGAAAAGCTGGCTCCCAAGCGCGACAGAAGGAATTGATATCCCGCCTCGACAACGGCGGCAGTTTAGGCGACAAGAATCACGCGGTTGACATTGCTAATTGCCTGAAATCCTTCTTCCGCGATTTGCCAGAGCCGTTGATCCCATATGTGTACCATGACCTGTTTGTGCACTGCGCGTTGCTTAAAAGCCACCGGGTGCAGGCATTGCTGTTAGCGTGTACCCTGCTACCACCATATCACTTAAATACCTTGGCATTCTTCATGGAGTTCTTGAAAAAGGTTTCCATGTATGAGAAGCAGAACAAGATGAGTGTGGAAAACTTAGCAAAAGTCATTGGACCAAATATCATGCCTCTGCAAGAAATGTCCATGTCGGCTGTGCAGAATAGATTACAAATGCACCTAACTATTGTCAAG attttgattgaaaattcagaaaatattgGTATCCTTCCGCCTCATATTGTTCAGAGTATTTCTACTGAAACAAGTGGCAGCACGGACAATGGATTGGATTCATTTGAGCTACATCTAAAgcataaaaagaagaaacatcGTAGTGGAAGTCTTACGC GAATGTTTAATGGCTTGAAGAAGATGGTTGGGAAAAATGCAGATGACGCACCTAATGTTAATCATCCACAGTGCCTTGTACATCCAACACAGTTAAATACGGTTTCTAACAAATTTACCAAAAAACGAAAAGTGGTTGAAAGGGAATATCCTCCAAGCataaagaaaaa GAGAATGGCTGATAAATTGGATAAATCAAAGAAACTAAGACTGAGTTTAGATAAATTTGTACCTAAGAATAAGCAA AACGTTGATGGTAACTTGTCAGATTCATATACGGGTAATTACAAAATGTGTAATGAAAGACGTTGGAGTTCAGTAAGCAATTCTTTTGATACGGACAAAATATGTGAATTCAGCGAAGAAATATCAAATCTGAGATTAATGAAATATGATAAACCATCAAATAATGATTTTCGCCAAGAATTTAATGATGTATTCATTAATGCCACTGTGGATTTATCAGACGATGGTGGCGAGCAAGTCTTGCTTGTTAATGAAAGTCGTCGTAGAAGTGATGAACAATGGCGTTTGAATGTAAGCACAAGTTCAAGAAAATTGGATGCTACGGACGAGAGTGATAACATATGCTTGTTGACGCCTGAGGAAAAGACCGATTCAGAAGAATTTGATACATTTCTTCCAAGCAGTGACGTAATATCTTTATCGAGTGATCACTGTGAAGAAGATTACGTCAGAATCCGTAAAAGTGAATACGAAGACATAAAAAATCGAGTCTCTGCTATTGAATCACGTATTTCTCAAGAATTTGGATGTATATACAATGAGAAGAATGATATAACTACACATTCATTAAATAAGATACAGACAGCGTatgaaaaaacattagaagagGCTAGCATCGAGAATACTCTGACAAGCGACTATCTGGCAAAAAGATTGAGTAAAGAACTAAAAATTAGAAGATCTGGGgagcataaaataataagatctCCTAGCGCAAGAAAAATTGGATCGTTAAGAAGACGTTCTCAAGAGAAAATTGCGAG CAAACGTGTTAGAAGAACTGCATCACGGCATACATCTCCAGAATTTAACTTACAACATCACATTCAACTTGAAAGACAAGTAAACGTTTATCCGGTTGaaaaacaatcgatttattctagtaaatatttgGAACAATCTCATTCTACGGAAAAATGTAATGAAGATATTTCTAACAATATGAGAGATGAAATAGCCTGTTTACATAATCAAATTAACACATTGATTTCTCGTTCAAACGATCAACGCAAGATTTCAAACAATAGCGACTTGGATCTTTCTGGATTTAAAGATCTGTACTTGAATAACCATACCACAACATCTGTGCGTAGAGCGTCATCTTTTCATGGAAAAGATTTTGTGGATAACTCATCTTACTTTgataaaaagatcgatgagtTGAAAAAGGTGAACAGTCATCAAAATATAGCCTTAAATAATGATTGTTTACAAAGAGATAAGACTGCTTTTGAGGGCTCGAACAAGATATCTTGGAAGGAtgcagataaatattttaaatcggTATCCCGAACAAACACACCCGCTCCACAGACTGGCAGAGCGTCCGTCGCAAAGCTTCGAACGCAAAACGCTGGTATGGTACTGGccaaagcaaaattatttgatgaatGCACAACGAAAACATCCGAGTTTATATCGAGTAACATATCAAACAGGAAACACTATCGTGACAATACAACTAAACATTCCCCAAAAGTAACAAAAGAAATGAATGCGAGTACTGAGAATTTCAAGGTGTGTAACAGGTCACAAGTCTCTCGAAAGAAGTCCAATAAGGATTCGAAAGGTAAAAATCGTCACGCTACATCATCTCCAAATGTGTCGCCACAAATTAAAATGCAAGCAATGGATATGCCATTAAAATCGTTTCAAAACGAATTAAACGAGCATTATCGTTCCGTGCGAAAATTTGAGTCGCAAACTCAGAAACTCTCGAATAAGGAACCAATTATACATGATACTTTTGCCAAAGATAAAGAGATTAACATTACGCACGACACCAAAATTTATCAGAAAGAAAACATTGCTGTCAAAGGATTGCCGTTAACGAAGGTGCCTGTCAATACAACGCTAGAAAATCCAAATATGTCTCCTTACAAATCAGACATTATCAAAACTCCACATATCAAGCGACCTTTAACGGTAAAAACACCTAAAAGTTCAAAATTAGTGCGTAGACCTCCGGTTGATACACGTAGAACACCATTGAAAGCGACGGCACACCTAGGAACCCCAAAACGTCAGAGCCCTAAAAGTATCTTGAAATCACGAGCTCTCAGTATGTATACGTAA